The genomic stretch gacttctttaagttgcttgaagacgttcaAGCAAAGTTTAAGTTCTTTTCATCCGagaaggtgaaacatcttcaagcaacttcaagtccagacgctttctttccaaactccttagactacgatgacctagatgactgagaaccttcacagacatgaaaACACTAACATAGCACacaagactatcaaagtaaaacagcaaacaagagacttttacaaagacacagagttgacacagagacatgactgactggggaGAAATTGGGGAACATGGAAAGAAGAATGACTAGACATGACACGTGGGACACAGGGGCAAGGCAAAGTAacagaaacctaaagcctaagaatataacacaagaagaaaacaataaagagaACCAAAAACATACATAAGAATAATCAATGAATATaaatgaacaaacacaaaacactgggtcacagactCAGTACCATGACAGTTAAatgtacaataataaatactttaaatcagaTGACAATGTAGCTGACACTGTGTTTATTAGTGTGTGGTCAACCACAAATCTTCATACTGTCATCCATACATGAGGTCTTTATACAAATGATGAAAGATAATGAAAGAAACTGTTTAATTGATATGAAATGATTGaattatatgaaatattatggcTTTGTCTGCCAGAGTGTTTTTCTGTAAACTACTTTGAACTACTGGCAGTCAGTGAAGTCACTGAAAGGCAAGATTCTATGTTGTGTTGCCGTAGTTTCCAGAGTTTACTTATAAAGCTCACTTACAGAATTCAGTTAGAAAAGTCAAGCATTTGAAGGAATATTAACTCAATATTAACTCATTACGGTTTACATTTTCGAGTTTAAAAGTTCTCCGAAATTAcaatgaaaaaggaaacaagaaaaattaCCACTCCAGCCGATAAGAAAGATTCAGGAGATCGAGgtaagtaaaataataaaatcaaatccTGGTAAAATCCAAATCCTAGAAATGTTGACACTGTGTGAATCATTTTTAGAGCAATTGAATCATATGTTTGATTGAAAATAGCTTTAATACAAGATGTCTAATCAAAGAAAGGTTACCGGTCTTTTggtaaaataatgtaataagtttattcttggactcaaCAGTAAAAACAGACCAACAAGTGTCATCAAGATCTAAGACTTAGTAAACCTAGTATCAATTCGCACTGGTCAGTTTTTTTATCCCAAGAATAAACTTGTGATAATTTAAGCAAAAGCAATTTCAAATTCTTTGCCAAACTGCTTCCAGTCCTGATGTCGGGGACTCTTTTTCACCACTGTGTTGTTGTCGTTTATAGATTGTAAGAGCAGGACTGCTAAAAGAAAGGCCAGTCCTGAAAAGAAGACCCCAATAAAAAGGAGGAGGGTCGCTGAGCAGGCTGGTCCTTCCACCAGCTCAGATGTGGTCAAAGGAGTGAAGCGCAAGGTTGTGCAAGATGAAGAGGGCAcaacaaagaaagcaaagaagGCTAAACTTCTCGACCATATGAGCGGTGACAAGGAGCAAGCATCCTCCTTGTTGGACTCTGGTAAAGGTAGGCTAATTAGTTGAATAAGGGGTAGATTAAGTGTGGTTGCTAGGTTTAAGATATTagtgtttagtgtttgtgtCTATCATCCAGTGAGCTGATGTGCTTTTGGTGTTTTCCACATCTCCAGACTTGAATAACAAACAGGTGTGCGcaaaaaatggcaaaagaaaGGCCGCGGGAGACAACAGAGAGTcacccaagaaaaaaaaaaggaatgtggACCAGGACAAAAAATCAGTGGCAGACCAAAAACGTAAGTAGCAAGCAGCTTGGGTTTTATATTCAGGGGAAGGGCAAAAGGAACATTTAGGCTACAGAGGAGAGTAATTTGTGTCACAGCTGTAATAAAACAagatttgttgttttgtctgttCAGGTGAATTCCAAGCCAGATATGTGGAGGAGCACCAGCTCGGAGAAGGAGGCTGCGGAGCAGTGTTTGCTGGCTACCGGATAGAAGATCGTTTTCCAGTAAGTGTTCAGATGATGGTAGTAAGACAGGCAGTAACGCAGATAATGGATAATATCGTAAACTGAGACGTCTGCTGTGTTTCCACCTTTCATTATGTCATACTGAGGAAATGCTCACCAATGCTCTGTGTCTTCTAGGTTGCCATCAAACACATTCCCAAAAATAAAGTCTACTGCAAAGTGGCGGTAAGCGTCCAACACTTGAATCAGTTTTACATTACTGGATTGAATGCGGCGTTCCTCATCATCCACTTTGTTGTAATATTTCAGGATGAAAGCGGGAAGAAGCTCTCAGTGGAAGTGGCCATTATGGTTAAACTTGCAGGTGAAGCAGAAGGGTCAGTGGGAATATCTGCACCTGTGTCCTTGCTGGAGTGGTTCGACCTTGGCAAAGAGCTGATCCTGGTGCTGGAGAGACCTGTCCCCGCTGTGGACCTGCAAAAATACAAAGCAGAAAATGGAAGAACTTTAACAGAGGACAAGGCCAAGGTAGGTTGACTGGAAGAACCTTAGACTGTACAGCATTCAATCAAGGCAGAAAAGCATGAACTCATTattgtgtttttcatcttttccagGTCATTCTGAAGCAACTAGTTGATGCTGTAAAGGAACTTGAGgataaacacatctttcatcggGACATCAAGGGACAAAACATTCTGATTGAGACCGGCTCAGATGTGCCTCGTGTTCGCATCATTGACTTTGGACTGAGCTGCTTTGTTAAACAGCGATCTCTGTATCGCATCTTCTATGGTAACATATTCTGCtcctgcttttcacagatgtaacaatttgtgtcttttgttttagaagaaattgcaattgtgtctgtttgttaggCACTCCTCTTCACATCCCTCCCGAGTGGTACATTAGGAGCTGCTACAGGTGTGGACCCACCACGGTGTGGCAAATGGGAGTGGTGTTGTATGAAGCGCTTCATGCACGATACTTTAGTACCGCGAGGTTCCTCACAAAGAAACTGAGCATCAAAAAGCGTCTGTCCACGGGTAAGAAAACTTCACACTTCCAGATTCACTGATGCCTTGGATCACTAGAActatcatcttcatctttttgatcttttctttctttcaagaATGCCGGAATTTCTTGGACGCATGTTTAGCTATAGTCCCGGAGAAGCGCCCAACACTGGAGGAGCTCCAGCTTCACCCCTGGCTaagataacacacacaaacacacaattcaCACCTTATCATATAAGTATGATACATTGTAGTaacttcctttctttttctgttggaCAGGAATAGATAGAATGGGTcaatcttaaaaaataaataaataaaaatgtagctTTTTTGGAGTTCCTGTAACCCCCCCAGCCATCCCAGGAAAGGGGATCTCTCTTTGAATGGGCTTTCCCGAGGTTTCTTCCCATCGATCTGGCCCCctggggagtttttcctcgtcTTCATAGAGAGCTTGGGCTGGGTCAGGAGCTCCATCAAAACTGTCTTTATTTGAtgactttaaaataaagatgtgttttacttaaagtaaaatttgatcaaaataaaacttgtttaaTTCATCTTTGCTGAGGATTCTCCTTCATtactattttgttttgtttttttgttttgttttgttttacccaTGGTGCATTttgacaaataagaaaactgaatCAGGTTAAAGTGTGCACAAAGACAGTCACACTGCAAATGATCTGAAGACTTGCATCTGTTGCTCTAACCCTCAACTAGTTTAGACAGATTTCCTGGTTCTACCAGAGGTTTTTCCTTCaagaagggagtttttccttcccactgttgctgagtgtttgctcatagtggGTTGTAAAAGCATAAAAGTTAATAAGAGGCATTCATAGCAGAGTTATCACAGCGGGAACTATATAGcttaaatgtacaatttctacaGGACGAATTATAACTTCATTATGTATAAAAGCTCCTGTGGATAATTACTCCTATTTGTAACTTTACACAAGAGAAAGTTTGCTGTCACACTATTTATAACAGGTTGGATTTTGTCCTCTGAGTTGAGCCTTTGGTTGCAGTTTATTGAAGAATTTCCTCTAAAGTAGCTGTTGATAAAGATTTAAAGTCCTGTTTATATACAGAAATATGCTttagttcatgtttttttacatgTCTGCCTCAGTGGATCAGTAGAAGATCTGGCACAGGAAACTAGATGATGAAAAAAGGGTACgaatacacatatatatctatatagatacagatatatatacacacacacacaggttgcaatgtagtattttcatttttcttagCATTTCTTTAACGTCTTGGTGCAAAAGAATACCTGCATTTGTGTGTAAAGAAATGTTACATATATACTaaaaacagctggaaaaaaGAACTACAAATTTGGAAAGGAATTTATTCATGTTCTTACTCATAGATGGAGTACATGGTTTAAAAAACACTGAGGAAACAGATATGAGGCGGCTGTatcaacataaaaacattaatacagttaaaaatgaataaaaagttgCACGCTTAAACTTATTTCTCTACAGTTTGTACAATTAATCCATGTAACAATAGGTTCGCTCTTAATATAGTAGTTAAttaaaatatctttacataaaaatacattttaagtaCTCTCCGGTGGAAGTCTGTTGTGGCTTATGTTTCTAAATGACACAACCATAAAGCAGCCCACAGAATATACAAATATGTCCTTGATAAGTGAATGTTGGCTCCCACAATGGCCTGTTAAG from Oreochromis niloticus isolate F11D_XX unplaced genomic scaffold, O_niloticus_UMD_NMBU tig00000307_pilon, whole genome shotgun sequence encodes the following:
- the LOC109198753 gene encoding serine/threonine-protein kinase pim-2, which translates into the protein MKKETRKITTPADKKDSGDRDCKSRTAKRKASPEKKTPIKRRRVAEQAGPSTSSDVVKGVKRKVVQDEEGTTKKAKKAKLLDHMSGDKEQASSLLDSGKDLNNKQVCAKNGKRKAAGDNRESPKKKKRNVDQDKKSVADQKREFQARYVEEHQLGEGGCGAVFAGYRIEDRFPVAIKHIPKNKVYCKVADESGKKLSVEVAIMVKLAGEAEGSVGISAPVSLLEWFDLGKELILVLERPVPAVDLQKYKAENGRTLTEDKAKVILKQLVDAVKELEDKHIFHRDIKGQNILIETGSDVPRVRIIDFGLSCFVKQRSLYRIFYGTPLHIPPEWYIRSCYRCGPTTVWQMGVVLYEALHARYFSTARFLTKKLSIKKRLSTECRNFLDACLAIVPEKRPTLEELQLHPWLR